The following are from one region of the Nocardioides marmotae genome:
- a CDS encoding branched-chain amino acid ABC transporter ATP-binding protein/permease — protein MSSPTAPVDVPRSPWSRIQPIWVGRVVALAAGVLLVVFPLVSDDLYYENMIILSLVFAIGASGLSIISGFAGYISLGQGAFIGLGGYTIGVLATKLPDTNVWLWVPVAGGVAALVALVLGLVSLRSRGPSFVIITVAFLFLVQVIAVNWVSLTNGTAGLTLPLPTWDRDIANLPFHYTLLGLLGLQLLMTWWIRRTKLGMGLIAIREDETKAATIGINLPTQKIIAFMASALVVGMAGAVYGYYLTFIDPRGMFSILLSVQLVLSMLIGGKATLWGPVLGAFLIEWLNETANNDWGGGNIRLFLFGGLLVVVVIFLPKGILPAIESGLAWARTRGRAGLVGARIGSGGSLASITDRVQVVDRAEIPDRPVLEVKNLVKHFGGVKAVDGASFVVPEGSITGLIGPNGSGKTTIFNLIDDTVHADSGEIWLDGQRIDGRPSWDRAHRGLGRTFQITRLFREMTVLENVVAVQRTFSVAQLGRVAVSGAEARAADELLEYVGMRAFRDQKAHALSYGQQKLVELAQILMLDPKVVLLDEPAGGINPALIERMGEMIRELNSYGKTFLLVEHNMPFVLGLCDPIHVLARGRTMTSGTPDEIQRDPAVIDAYLGDDFVLEGKVEA, from the coding sequence ATGAGCTCCCCCACCGCCCCCGTGGACGTCCCGCGGAGCCCGTGGTCCCGGATCCAGCCGATCTGGGTCGGCCGGGTCGTCGCGTTGGCCGCGGGCGTGCTGCTGGTGGTCTTCCCGCTGGTCAGCGACGACCTCTACTACGAGAACATGATCATCCTGTCCCTGGTCTTCGCGATCGGTGCCAGCGGGCTCAGCATCATCTCCGGTTTCGCCGGCTACATCTCTCTGGGCCAGGGCGCGTTCATCGGTCTGGGTGGCTACACGATCGGCGTCCTGGCGACCAAGCTCCCCGACACCAACGTGTGGCTGTGGGTTCCGGTCGCCGGCGGGGTCGCTGCGCTCGTCGCCCTGGTGCTGGGCCTGGTCTCGCTGCGCTCGCGGGGGCCGTCGTTCGTGATCATCACGGTCGCGTTCCTCTTCCTCGTGCAGGTGATCGCGGTCAACTGGGTCTCCCTGACCAACGGCACGGCGGGGCTGACCTTGCCGCTGCCGACCTGGGACCGCGACATCGCCAACCTGCCCTTCCACTACACGCTCCTCGGCCTGTTGGGCCTCCAGCTGCTGATGACGTGGTGGATCCGGCGGACCAAGCTCGGGATGGGCCTGATCGCCATCCGCGAGGACGAGACCAAGGCCGCGACGATCGGCATCAACCTGCCGACCCAGAAGATCATCGCGTTCATGGCCAGCGCCCTGGTCGTGGGGATGGCCGGTGCCGTCTACGGCTACTACCTGACCTTCATCGACCCGCGGGGCATGTTCAGCATCCTGCTCAGCGTGCAGCTGGTGCTCTCGATGCTGATCGGCGGCAAGGCCACCCTCTGGGGCCCGGTGCTCGGCGCGTTCCTCATCGAGTGGCTCAACGAGACCGCCAACAACGACTGGGGCGGCGGCAACATCCGGCTGTTCCTCTTCGGGGGACTGCTGGTCGTGGTGGTGATCTTCCTGCCCAAGGGCATCCTGCCCGCCATCGAGTCCGGCCTGGCCTGGGCCCGGACCCGGGGCAGGGCCGGCCTCGTCGGCGCCCGCATCGGCTCCGGCGGCAGCCTCGCCTCGATCACCGACCGGGTGCAGGTCGTCGACCGTGCCGAGATCCCTGATCGGCCGGTCCTGGAGGTCAAGAACCTGGTCAAGCACTTCGGTGGCGTCAAGGCGGTCGACGGTGCCTCGTTCGTCGTACCGGAGGGGTCGATCACGGGACTGATCGGACCGAACGGGTCGGGCAAGACGACGATCTTCAACCTCATCGACGACACCGTGCACGCCGACTCCGGAGAGATCTGGCTCGACGGCCAGCGCATCGACGGCCGGCCGTCCTGGGACCGGGCGCACCGCGGGCTCGGCCGGACCTTCCAGATCACCCGCCTGTTCCGCGAGATGACGGTGCTCGAGAACGTCGTCGCCGTGCAGCGCACCTTCTCCGTCGCCCAGCTCGGCCGGGTCGCGGTGAGCGGCGCCGAGGCGCGAGCCGCCGACGAGCTGCTGGAGTACGTCGGGATGCGAGCGTTCCGGGACCAGAAGGCCCACGCTCTCTCCTACGGCCAGCAGAAGCTGGTCGAGCTCGCCCAGATCCTGATGCTCGACCCCAAGGTGGTCCTGCTCGACGAGCCCGCCGGTGGCATCAACCCGGCGCTCATCGAGCGGATGGGCGAGATGATCCGCGAGCTCAACTCCTACGGCAAGACGTTCTTGCTGGTCGAGCACAACATGCCGTTCGTGCTCGGCCTGTGCGACCCGATCCACGTGCTGGCCCGCGGGAGGACGATGACGTCCGGCACGCCGGACGAGATCCAGCGCGACCCGGCCGTCATCGACGCATACCTGGGCGACGACTTCGTCCTCGAGGGGAAGGTGGAGGCATGA
- a CDS encoding alpha-ketoacid dehydrogenase subunit alpha/beta gives MPEHRPLAPASPWVEVVATESDWDAADPDLLRSIYAQLVWIRTFEQYVLDLASGGLIHGPAHSSIGQEGGAVGSVLALSSEDSVNGSHRGHHQFLAKALHHVEPKGLDPLEPPADAVREVLLKTLAEICGLDRGWSHGRGGSMHLQWKDAGAMGTNAIVGGGVPQAAGFAWSHRYSGSDAVAVTYFGDGAINIGSTLETMNIAAAWSLPVCFFIENNQYAVSTSVHESTAEPRLSARGLGFNIASWKVDGMDPLAVHLAMTEAVEHMRRGRGPSVVEVDTYRFFHQNGAFAGSAFGYRSKEEERSWRARDPLLQTAAQLQRRGIMSAEETAQAVATAKAVMEEIGSVLVEPLPGGKPGERRIKPAEWPDPDWVDVGVRGDLSELSSVRVVQPDGHAVPVQETTFIESVAAVMGRRMETDPGVVVMGEDVHRLNGGTNGATRGLSDRFPGRILGTPISENAFAGLAGGIALDGRCTPVVEFMYADFMWVAADQLFNQIGKARHMYGGESGVPLVLRSKVAMGTGYGSQHSMDPAGVFATNPGWRIVAPSTPYDYVGLMNAALACQDPVVVLEHVDLYRSSGPGPIDDLDYVLPVGKAVVRRPGNDVTVLTYLGMVAFVLEAVEEFGQVDAEVIDLRWLDRASIDWDLIEESLTRTNQVLIAEQGAVGTSYGGWLADEIHRRFFDLLDAPVRRVTGAEASPSISRVLERAAIAQKDEVIAELAEIARY, from the coding sequence ATGCCCGAGCACCGCCCTCTCGCCCCCGCGTCGCCCTGGGTCGAGGTCGTCGCCACCGAGTCCGACTGGGACGCGGCCGACCCGGACCTGCTGCGGTCGATCTACGCCCAGCTGGTCTGGATCCGCACCTTCGAGCAGTACGTCCTCGACCTGGCCAGCGGGGGCCTCATCCACGGCCCGGCGCACTCGAGCATCGGCCAGGAGGGTGGCGCGGTGGGCTCCGTGCTCGCCCTCTCCAGCGAGGACTCCGTCAACGGTTCGCACCGCGGCCACCACCAGTTCCTGGCCAAGGCGCTGCACCATGTCGAGCCGAAGGGCCTCGACCCGCTGGAGCCGCCGGCCGACGCGGTCCGCGAGGTGCTGCTGAAGACCCTCGCGGAGATCTGCGGCCTGGACCGCGGGTGGAGCCACGGCAGGGGCGGCTCGATGCACCTGCAGTGGAAGGACGCCGGAGCGATGGGCACCAACGCCATCGTCGGTGGTGGCGTCCCGCAGGCGGCCGGCTTCGCCTGGTCCCACCGGTACTCCGGCAGCGACGCCGTCGCGGTCACCTACTTCGGGGACGGCGCGATCAACATCGGCTCGACGCTGGAGACGATGAACATCGCGGCCGCCTGGTCGCTGCCGGTCTGCTTCTTCATCGAGAACAACCAGTACGCCGTCTCCACCTCCGTCCACGAGTCGACAGCCGAACCGCGGCTCTCGGCGCGCGGCCTCGGATTCAACATCGCCAGCTGGAAGGTCGACGGCATGGACCCCCTCGCGGTCCACCTCGCCATGACCGAGGCCGTCGAGCACATGCGCCGCGGCCGGGGGCCGAGCGTCGTCGAGGTCGACACCTACCGCTTCTTCCACCAGAACGGCGCCTTCGCCGGCAGCGCATTCGGCTACCGGAGCAAGGAGGAGGAGCGCTCCTGGCGCGCCCGCGACCCGCTCCTGCAGACCGCTGCACAGCTGCAGCGGCGCGGCATCATGTCCGCCGAGGAGACCGCGCAGGCGGTCGCCACCGCCAAGGCCGTCATGGAGGAGATCGGGAGCGTGCTCGTCGAGCCGCTCCCCGGCGGCAAGCCCGGCGAGCGCCGGATCAAGCCGGCCGAGTGGCCCGACCCGGACTGGGTCGACGTCGGCGTACGCGGCGACCTCTCCGAGCTCTCCTCCGTCCGGGTCGTCCAGCCGGACGGCCACGCCGTCCCCGTGCAGGAGACCACGTTCATCGAGTCGGTCGCCGCCGTCATGGGGCGCCGCATGGAGACCGACCCCGGTGTCGTCGTGATGGGCGAGGACGTCCACCGGCTCAACGGCGGCACCAACGGCGCGACCCGCGGCCTCTCCGACCGCTTCCCCGGCCGCATCCTCGGCACCCCGATCAGCGAGAACGCCTTCGCAGGCCTGGCCGGCGGCATCGCGCTCGACGGTCGCTGCACGCCCGTGGTCGAGTTCATGTACGCCGACTTCATGTGGGTCGCCGCCGACCAGCTGTTCAACCAGATCGGCAAGGCCCGGCACATGTACGGCGGGGAGTCCGGTGTGCCGTTGGTCCTGCGCAGCAAGGTGGCCATGGGCACCGGCTACGGCTCGCAGCACTCCATGGACCCCGCCGGTGTCTTCGCGACCAACCCGGGCTGGCGCATCGTCGCGCCGTCCACCCCCTACGACTACGTCGGGCTGATGAATGCCGCGCTCGCCTGCCAGGACCCCGTGGTCGTGCTCGAGCACGTCGACCTCTACCGCTCCTCGGGCCCCGGTCCGATCGACGACCTCGACTACGTGCTGCCCGTGGGCAAGGCGGTCGTGCGCCGCCCCGGGAACGACGTCACGGTGCTCACCTACCTCGGGATGGTGGCGTTCGTGCTCGAGGCGGTCGAGGAGTTCGGCCAGGTCGATGCCGAGGTGATCGACCTGCGCTGGCTGGACCGCGCGAGCATCGACTGGGACCTCATCGAGGAGTCGCTGACCAGGACCAACCAGGTCCTGATCGCGGAGCAGGGCGCGGTCGGCACGTCGTACGGCGGATGGCTCGCCGATGAGATCCACCGCCGGTTCTTCGACCTGCTCGACGCACCGGTCCGCAGGGTCACCGGCGCCGAGGCGTCGCCCAGCATCAGCAGGGTGCTCGAGCGCGCGGCCATCGCCCAGAAGGACGAGGTCATCGCCGAGCTCGCCGAGATCGCGAGGTACTGA
- a CDS encoding amino acid ABC transporter substrate-binding protein, whose translation MSHALHRRGLTALVLAGVLASGLAACGGDDSASGGSDDPISIGTSLPLTGEFSQPGQAAEQGYRIWAQTVNDNGGLLGRDVELVVKDDASNQNTIVADYNALIGQDKVDLLLGTFSSLLNLPASAVAEKNQMIYIEPAGGSPEIFSRGFEYLFFAQQATADRQGLVFAEWVANLPEDQRPKTAAYPTLDDPFAAPVVEGARSALEEAGVETVYEETYAIDTRNFDTIVSAMKNADPDLVFHGAQFEDGVGMTRSMLKAGFAPEMFFQTNAPSFGEQYADGVGPDNTEGVFYAVSHHPDADTPGNADFVKAYEAEYGGLPPEDAADAYAAGQVLQTAVEAVGSIDDQGAIADWLRENEVDTILGPLSWDETGAPQGEFLIGQWQDGEAQIVLPEEASTAKITATWTPGGAG comes from the coding sequence ATGTCCCACGCTCTGCACCGCCGGGGCCTGACGGCCCTGGTCCTGGCAGGTGTCCTGGCGTCCGGGCTGGCCGCCTGCGGCGGCGACGACTCCGCCAGTGGCGGGTCCGACGACCCGATCTCCATCGGTACCTCGCTCCCGCTCACCGGCGAGTTCTCCCAGCCGGGCCAGGCGGCCGAGCAGGGATACCGGATCTGGGCGCAGACGGTCAACGACAACGGGGGCCTGCTGGGACGCGACGTCGAGCTCGTCGTCAAGGACGACGCGTCGAACCAGAACACGATCGTCGCCGACTACAACGCGCTGATCGGGCAGGACAAGGTGGACCTCCTCCTCGGCACCTTCTCCTCGCTGCTCAACCTGCCGGCCTCCGCCGTCGCGGAGAAGAACCAGATGATCTACATCGAGCCGGCGGGCGGGTCGCCGGAGATCTTCAGCCGAGGGTTCGAGTACCTCTTCTTCGCCCAGCAGGCGACCGCCGACCGTCAAGGCCTGGTCTTCGCCGAGTGGGTGGCGAACCTGCCTGAGGACCAACGTCCGAAGACCGCGGCGTACCCGACCCTCGACGACCCCTTCGCCGCACCTGTCGTCGAGGGTGCCCGCTCGGCGCTGGAGGAGGCCGGCGTCGAGACGGTCTACGAGGAGACCTACGCGATCGACACACGGAACTTCGACACCATCGTCAGCGCCATGAAGAACGCCGATCCCGACCTGGTCTTCCACGGTGCGCAGTTCGAGGACGGCGTCGGGATGACCCGCTCCATGCTCAAGGCGGGGTTCGCACCCGAGATGTTCTTCCAGACCAACGCCCCGTCGTTCGGCGAGCAGTACGCCGACGGAGTCGGGCCGGACAACACCGAGGGCGTGTTCTACGCGGTGAGCCACCACCCCGACGCCGACACCCCCGGCAACGCCGACTTCGTCAAGGCCTACGAGGCCGAGTACGGAGGCCTCCCGCCCGAGGACGCCGCCGACGCCTATGCCGCAGGCCAGGTGCTCCAGACTGCGGTCGAGGCGGTCGGCAGCATCGACGACCAGGGCGCGATCGCCGATTGGCTGCGCGAGAACGAGGTCGACACCATCCTCGGCCCACTGTCGTGGGACGAGACCGGTGCGCCCCAGGGTGAGTTCCTGATCGGGCAGTGGCAGGACGGCGAGGCACAGATCGTGCTGCCGGAGGAGGCCTCCACCGCGAAGATCACCGCCACCTGGACCCCGGGCGGCGCCGGCTGA
- a CDS encoding branched-chain amino acid ABC transporter permease, with protein sequence MTELLQTLLLGLLLGGVYALAASGLTLIFGVMRVINIAHGAFLILGAFVAYWLWDSFGIDPLLATLLTTPIVFVIGWLTYKVAVSPVRTAPMASTVLLTFGLALVVEGAMGEIWGNSSTAIRPSYGDESFRFAGLFLPKAQVYGGVIAVVVLVLLWIVLTKTWLGRAIRAAASNPASAELVGIKVASVAALVFALGIAAAGAGGAITGVLYPFVPGSHYQWIARLLAIVVLGGLGSLNGAVLGALMFGIAETMTAAYVSPAWATAVPYAIVFAVLLIRPQGLLGAKLREDAVAA encoded by the coding sequence ATGACCGAGCTGCTCCAGACCCTCCTCCTCGGGTTGCTGCTGGGCGGCGTCTACGCCCTGGCGGCGAGCGGGCTGACTCTGATCTTCGGTGTCATGCGGGTGATCAACATCGCCCACGGTGCCTTCCTCATCCTGGGTGCCTTCGTCGCCTACTGGCTGTGGGACTCCTTCGGCATCGATCCCCTCCTGGCCACCCTGCTCACCACCCCGATCGTGTTCGTGATCGGCTGGCTGACCTACAAGGTGGCGGTCTCGCCGGTCCGTACTGCTCCGATGGCCTCCACCGTCCTGCTGACCTTCGGCCTCGCGCTGGTGGTGGAGGGGGCGATGGGGGAGATCTGGGGCAACAGCTCGACCGCGATCCGCCCGTCGTACGGCGACGAGTCGTTCCGGTTCGCCGGACTGTTCCTGCCGAAGGCCCAGGTGTACGGCGGCGTCATCGCCGTCGTGGTCCTCGTCCTGCTGTGGATCGTGCTGACCAAGACCTGGCTCGGGCGCGCGATCCGCGCTGCCGCGAGCAACCCGGCCTCCGCCGAGCTGGTCGGCATCAAGGTCGCCTCGGTGGCGGCCCTGGTCTTCGCCCTCGGGATCGCGGCCGCGGGTGCCGGCGGGGCGATCACCGGTGTGCTCTACCCCTTCGTGCCCGGCTCGCACTACCAGTGGATCGCCCGCCTGCTGGCGATCGTGGTCCTGGGTGGCCTGGGCAGCCTCAACGGCGCCGTGCTCGGCGCCTTGATGTTCGGGATCGCCGAGACCATGACGGCGGCGTACGTGTCGCCCGCCTGGGCGACCGCAGTCCCCTACGCCATCGTTTTCGCCGTGCTGCTGATCCGGCCCCAGGGCCTCCTCGGCGCCAAGCTCCGAGAGGATGCGGTCGCCGCATGA
- a CDS encoding phytoene desaturase family protein — protein sequence MSSDPRPEPAEVVVVGAGHNSLVAAAYLARAGLDVLVLEAEEAVGGNTRTEELTLPGFAHDSCSSAHVLIQNNPLIRDDELGLLSDHGLEYVATDPAVVLPQADGELLVMHRDLSATAAELARWSSADARAFEQMIGAWRGGLAAAHGRWSSGLPQPDDETTRSYRALRRRSGWEVVHETFSHPVTRSFMLWLAMATIQDPRRPGTGFLPSSLAAGRLDAGWTTPVGGSQALPDALVRVITGRGGRVVCGTPVVGVLTDGDRATGVRLASGATVRASRAVVTGGHLRGLSGMLEGRAPTGDLDRARDSWRPGLSVLAVHAALRDDLRFGPSGITSAAAGLGTTGGIVAHLDRFAAGEWDAEDPWLLAVNQTTVDPSRRPASGGGTFKILTIAPYSLAGGRSWSQEKDEYGARLVDLVRRHCTGLAPADILSVRTESPPDVAAHNPQNVGGSCHGGEFVLDGEVVSGWPRYDTDVPGLFLTGACVHPGGSVSGRPGRNAARAVLTALALDPGTVMGPT from the coding sequence ATGTCATCCGACCCCCGCCCGGAGCCCGCCGAGGTCGTGGTCGTCGGCGCGGGCCACAACTCGCTCGTCGCCGCGGCTTACCTGGCCCGGGCGGGCCTGGACGTCCTCGTGCTGGAGGCAGAAGAGGCGGTCGGCGGCAACACCCGCACCGAGGAGCTCACGCTCCCCGGCTTCGCCCACGACTCGTGCAGCAGCGCCCACGTGCTCATCCAGAACAACCCCCTGATCCGCGACGACGAGCTCGGCCTCCTCTCCGACCACGGACTGGAGTACGTCGCGACCGACCCGGCCGTCGTCCTCCCGCAGGCCGACGGCGAGCTGCTGGTGATGCACCGGGACCTGTCCGCGACGGCGGCCGAGCTGGCGCGATGGTCATCCGCGGACGCCCGCGCCTTCGAGCAGATGATCGGCGCCTGGCGGGGCGGGCTCGCCGCCGCGCACGGGCGCTGGAGCTCGGGCCTGCCCCAGCCCGACGACGAGACGACCCGGAGCTACCGGGCCCTGCGGCGGCGTAGCGGGTGGGAGGTGGTCCACGAGACCTTCTCCCACCCGGTGACCCGCTCCTTCATGCTCTGGCTGGCCATGGCCACGATCCAGGACCCCCGACGCCCGGGCACCGGGTTCCTGCCCTCGTCGCTGGCGGCCGGGCGGCTCGATGCCGGCTGGACCACCCCGGTCGGGGGGAGCCAGGCACTGCCCGACGCCCTGGTCCGCGTCATCACCGGGCGCGGTGGCCGCGTCGTCTGCGGGACGCCCGTGGTCGGCGTCCTCACCGACGGGGACCGCGCGACGGGTGTCCGCCTCGCGAGCGGCGCCACGGTCCGGGCGAGCCGGGCAGTGGTGACCGGCGGGCACCTCCGGGGACTCTCGGGGATGCTCGAGGGCCGGGCACCGACCGGCGACCTGGACCGGGCCCGGGACAGCTGGCGACCGGGGCTGAGCGTGCTCGCCGTGCACGCGGCCCTCCGCGACGACCTGCGGTTCGGGCCCTCCGGCATCACGAGCGCGGCGGCCGGGCTGGGCACGACCGGGGGGATCGTCGCCCACCTGGACCGGTTCGCCGCGGGCGAGTGGGACGCCGAAGACCCCTGGCTCCTGGCGGTGAACCAGACCACGGTGGACCCCTCCCGCCGTCCCGCCAGCGGCGGCGGCACCTTCAAGATCCTCACCATCGCGCCGTACTCCCTCGCCGGCGGTCGCTCGTGGTCGCAGGAGAAGGACGAGTACGGCGCGCGCCTGGTCGACCTGGTGCGGCGGCACTGCACCGGGCTTGCGCCGGCGGACATCCTCTCGGTCCGCACCGAGTCACCGCCCGACGTCGCCGCGCACAACCCCCAGAACGTCGGCGGCTCCTGCCACGGCGGTGAGTTCGTCCTCGACGGCGAGGTGGTCTCCGGCTGGCCCCGCTACGACACCGACGTGCCCGGGCTCTTCCTGACCGGCGCCTGCGTGCACCCCGGCGGATCGGTCTCCGGGCGACCGGGCCGCAACGCGGCCCGCGCGGTGCTCACGGCACTGGCCCTGGACCCCGGGACGGTGATGGGCCCGACCTGA
- a CDS encoding amidohydrolase family protein → MLGGAAASGALGAAASPAASKPGASRHREFVVTGAHVVSMDPRVGDLPDGDIHVRNGRIVKVGHRLRVRAPQMDGRGMIAMPGLVDTHWHLWTTLFRAMSSSSPETAYFALNIANGVRALPEDLYHGARLALVEALNTGITTVHDWSHNLRSPAHADANLRAHREIGLRGRFSYGTPQGHPATSLVDLDDIARVKREWFDGGKVPLLHLGLAGRPPGLVGEAVFRPEYDAARGLGIPVSYHANSTRAHGQIGMIRQLAEQDMLTPDTQLIHALYTTEAERAAVRESGASVSISPWSELLIGYGVTPVGEMEASGMLMSLSVDTLSLVGSGDLWSVLRLATGLYRGLAEQELAVGTRRILQMATIDAATSLGLGDVVGSLTPGKRADLVLVRKHDVGTAPVTDVSNTLALATGAENVDTVIVDGRLRKRRGVLVDIDEDRVVRGAERALAALLAR, encoded by the coding sequence GTGCTGGGCGGTGCGGCCGCGAGCGGCGCCCTGGGTGCGGCGGCCTCGCCCGCCGCCTCGAAGCCGGGGGCGTCGCGCCACCGGGAGTTCGTCGTCACCGGCGCCCACGTGGTGTCGATGGATCCCAGGGTCGGTGACCTCCCGGACGGGGACATCCACGTCCGCAACGGCCGGATCGTGAAGGTCGGCCACCGGCTCCGCGTCCGGGCGCCCCAGATGGACGGGCGCGGCATGATCGCGATGCCCGGCCTCGTCGACACCCACTGGCACCTGTGGACCACGCTCTTCCGCGCGATGTCCAGCAGCTCGCCGGAGACGGCGTACTTCGCGCTCAACATCGCCAACGGCGTGCGCGCCCTGCCCGAAGACCTCTACCACGGTGCCCGGCTCGCGCTGGTCGAGGCGCTCAACACCGGCATCACCACCGTCCACGACTGGTCGCACAACCTGCGCTCGCCGGCGCACGCCGACGCCAACCTGCGCGCACACCGGGAGATCGGCCTGCGGGGTCGCTTCTCCTACGGGACCCCCCAGGGTCACCCCGCGACCTCGCTCGTCGACCTCGACGACATCGCCCGGGTCAAGCGGGAGTGGTTCGACGGCGGCAAGGTCCCGCTCCTCCACCTGGGTCTGGCCGGGCGGCCGCCGGGGCTGGTCGGCGAGGCGGTCTTCCGTCCGGAGTACGACGCCGCGCGAGGTCTCGGCATCCCGGTCAGCTACCACGCGAACTCCACGCGTGCCCACGGCCAGATCGGCATGATCAGGCAGCTGGCCGAGCAGGACATGCTGACGCCGGACACCCAGCTGATCCACGCGCTCTACACGACCGAGGCCGAGCGCGCCGCGGTCCGGGAGAGCGGGGCGTCGGTGAGCATCAGCCCGTGGTCGGAGCTGCTGATCGGGTACGGCGTGACGCCGGTCGGCGAGATGGAGGCCAGCGGCATGCTGATGTCGCTGTCGGTCGACACCCTCTCGCTGGTCGGGTCCGGCGACCTGTGGTCGGTGCTCCGACTCGCGACCGGGCTCTACCGCGGCCTCGCCGAGCAGGAGCTCGCCGTCGGCACCCGGCGGATCCTGCAGATGGCGACGATCGACGCCGCCACGAGCCTCGGTCTCGGCGACGTCGTCGGTTCGCTCACGCCCGGCAAGCGAGCCGACCTCGTGCTCGTCCGCAAGCACGACGTGGGGACGGCGCCGGTCACCGATGTCTCCAACACCCTCGCGCTGGCCACCGGCGCGGAGAACGTCGACACCGTGATCGTCGACGGCCGCCTCCGCAAGCGCCGCGGCGTCCTCGTCGACATCGACGAGGACCGCGTGGTCCGGGGCGCCGAGCGCGCGCTCGCCGCCCTGCTCGCCCGCTGA
- a CDS encoding dihydrolipoamide acetyltransferase family protein, whose product MPTLLRMPEVAANATEAVLADWLVAENAEFAASDAIATVETEKAIVDVEADDAGVVLRRLVEPGSQVEVGAPIAVLGTPGESVDDLDAALVALGVAVTAPVGPERGDLADASPDPAADTAAQDPLDAPVDAPVDPESGAPLQEEAPAPVRSNGRVFTSPLARKIAKEGGLLVEDITGTGPRGRILRRDVEAALAAAPSQSAAPAPTPAPTPAPTPAEIPHTRLRRAVAARLTESKQTAPHFYLRTTVRADALVALRAEINDGDVRVSLNDMVVKGVAAAHRAVPEMNVVWTPDAVRTFDTVDIAVAVATDRGLMTPVVRDVTSLTVGAVAERVRDLAGRARDGSLKQDELEGGTISVTNLGMYGVEEFAAIINPPHAAILAVGAVRDEPVVEDGLVVPGKLMTLTLSVDHRPVDGVVAARWLAALTQLLERPFRLLT is encoded by the coding sequence GTGCCCACCCTGCTGCGCATGCCCGAGGTCGCCGCCAATGCGACCGAGGCGGTCCTCGCCGACTGGCTCGTGGCTGAGAACGCCGAGTTCGCCGCTTCCGACGCGATCGCCACGGTCGAGACCGAGAAGGCGATCGTCGACGTCGAGGCCGACGACGCAGGCGTCGTGCTCAGGCGGCTGGTCGAGCCCGGCTCCCAGGTGGAGGTGGGCGCCCCGATCGCGGTCCTCGGGACGCCGGGGGAGTCGGTCGACGACCTCGACGCAGCGCTCGTCGCGCTCGGCGTCGCGGTGACCGCTCCGGTCGGTCCTGAGCGCGGGGACCTGGCCGACGCCTCGCCCGACCCTGCGGCCGACACGGCTGCTCAGGACCCCCTCGACGCCCCCGTCGACGCCCCGGTCGACCCTGAGTCGGGGGCGCCGCTCCAGGAGGAGGCACCGGCCCCCGTGCGGTCGAACGGCCGGGTCTTCACCAGCCCGCTCGCCCGCAAGATCGCGAAGGAAGGCGGCCTCCTCGTCGAGGACATCACCGGAACCGGGCCACGCGGACGCATCCTGCGCCGCGACGTCGAAGCGGCGCTGGCAGCGGCCCCGTCCCAGTCCGCCGCCCCCGCGCCGACCCCCGCGCCGACCCCCGCGCCGACCCCCGCCGAGATCCCCCACACCCGGCTGCGCCGCGCCGTTGCCGCCCGGCTCACCGAGAGCAAGCAGACCGCGCCCCACTTCTACCTCCGCACGACGGTGCGCGCCGATGCGCTCGTCGCGCTACGCGCCGAGATCAACGACGGCGACGTGCGGGTCTCGCTCAACGACATGGTCGTCAAGGGGGTCGCCGCGGCGCACCGCGCCGTCCCCGAGATGAACGTCGTGTGGACCCCGGACGCGGTCCGCACCTTCGACACCGTCGACATCGCGGTGGCGGTCGCCACCGACCGCGGACTGATGACGCCGGTGGTCCGCGACGTCACCTCGCTGACGGTCGGTGCGGTGGCCGAGAGGGTCCGCGACCTGGCCGGTCGCGCTCGGGACGGCAGCCTCAAGCAGGACGAGCTCGAGGGCGGAACGATCAGCGTCACCAACCTCGGCATGTACGGCGTCGAGGAGTTCGCCGCCATCATCAACCCGCCGCACGCCGCGATCCTGGCGGTCGGTGCGGTCCGCGACGAACCCGTCGTGGAGGACGGGTTGGTCGTCCCCGGCAAGCTGATGACGCTCACGCTCTCGGTCGACCACCGCCCCGTCGACGGCGTCGTCGCCGCCCGCTGGCTGGCCGCGCTGACGCAGCTGCTCGAGCGCCCGTTCCGCTTGCTCACCTGA